Genomic DNA from Candidatus Nitrosopumilus koreensis AR1:
TCTTTGTTCTCTTGATGGACAAAGATAATTTGTAAAATGGTCTTTTTACCAAATCTACTGATACTTCAGCTAATGATTCATCCATTGGAACAGATGCATAGCTAAATCTAGTAACGCCTGTTCTATTTCCTAATGCTTTATCAATTGCATTTCCAATTGTAATTGCAGTATCTTCAATTAAGTGATGTACAATATTGTCTTTTGATTTTGCTTTTACTGTTAAATCCAACATTGCATGTTTTCCAAATGCAGTAATCAAGTGATCAATAAAGTTAACATCAGTAGATATGTTGGTTTTTCCTGTACCATCAATGTTAACTGTAACTGAAACACTTGTTTCTTTTGTTTCACGTTTTATTTTGCTTGAGCGTTTTTTCATTTTATCACCAGAGAATAATCATACTTTATCAAACTAAATTTAATACCTTCGGAATATCATTTATTGATTCAAGAATCATTTGCACGCCTGACTTTGCAAATAGTTTACGTCTATCTTCAGGATTTGTGCTTGTACCCACAATTGCACAAAAAGTGGTAGGATTTCCTGCCGCTGTTGCATCTTTTGCCATCATATAATCCTCCATTGAATCGCCCACATACAGACAATTTTTTGAACCCATAGCTTGTATAGCGCGAATAAGTGCTGCAGGATTTGGTTTTGCCAACGCTCTTGGTTCGTCTTCTAAAAATGCAGAGCTGTTTATGTCAAAGTAATTTAGCATGTCTTTTAGGGAATAACGAATTGATTCAATTCCTCTGCCAGTAACAACTGCCAATTTTTTTCCAAATTCTTTTTGCAATGTTTTCAATAGAGATACAGATAAAATTACTTTATCATTTGAGATCATACCTTTTTCAGAAAATTTTGATGGTTTTTCAAACAATTTTTCATACAGTTCTGGTCCAAAAAAAATCTGATCAAAGATAGAATAAACTGGATTGCGGTGTCTATCATCTAATGAACCTAATTTAGATAAAAATTCAGAAATATCACAAATGGATTTAACATAACTCTGAACAGAAAGTATTCCAGTTTTATCAGTATTTGATATAACTTTACAGATAAATTCAGAGGGATTCTCGTTTAGTTTATCAGCTACATACAATGACAATACTGCAGCATATGTCAAGTCAACTTCATCATTGAATCCCCCTGATGCTTTGAACCCATCAATTATTTTATGATCAATAGTAATGGAATCAATTCCTGCATATTCTTTAAGGATGTATTTGCATGTCTTGTCGATTGTTTTGTCATAAGACTGAGTAATATCTACCAACACTCCATCACAATCAAAAATTATAGAATCAAATTTTTGATTGTTCAATTTTTTATCCTAAAAGATCACGTATTGCTAAAAGGAATTTTGAATTCATTTCCTTAGTTCCAACAGTAACACGCAGACATCCAGAATGAGAACCAATCTTACCCAGTTTACGTATGGAAATTCCTTGTTCAACTAGTGCAGCAAACACACGCTTGTCTGCACCTTTAGCATCAAATAGGACAAAATTAGCCTTGGAATCAAATACTGTAAAAGCATCGTATTTGCGTAGAGTCTCAATGATTTTTTTGCGCTCGGCCTTGATGATTTCTGCTGCCTCCCTCATCTGATCTACTTTGTCCAGTGAGGCAATTCCTGCCTCAATTGCAAGAGTGTTAAGAGGATATGGATATTGCAATACTTGGTTGAACACCTCAACTATTTTCTTGTTTGCCACAAAGTATCCTAAACGAAGACCTGCCAAACCAAAAGCTTTGGAAAATGTTTTGACAACTACAAGATTGTCATATTTTTTGGTTAGTGAAACAGTTGATGAGTCACCAAATTCTCCATATGCTTCATCAATAATTACCAACCCATCAAATTTTTTGAGCAATGATTCTATCTGAGTCTTTGAAAATTGGAAACCAGTAGGATTGTTTGGGGAATCCAAGTATAGAATTTGACATTTTCCTAAATTAGCATTGAATTTTTCAAGATCTAATTTCATATCAGATGAAAAAGGGATCTTGATACAAGGAATTGCATATAGTTTACATCGTTCTTCAAAAAAACCAAATGTTGGATCAGACGTTAGAATTCTAGTCTTTTTTGATGCCAGGTTTGTTAAAAACAAATCCAAGATTTGATCAGAGCCATTTCCAACACCAATCATGTTTTCAGAAACTTTAAGATACTTTGATAGTTTTGATACCAGTCTTTCTATTCCACCCAACGGATATTCTCTAACATCAGAATTTGCTCTAGCATAAGAAATGACATCCTGTTGAAATTTTTTGTTTATTACAAAATTCTCATTAGAGTCTAGTTTTAAAACATCATCAAACTTTTCAGGTTTTTTGTAACCACTTAGCTTTGCATATTCTTCTAATTTTTTTGCATACCACGAGTTTTTCATTACAATCTACCCCTTACTGCCTCATAGTGATTTGGCAATCCTTCTGCTAAAGTGAGATCCTGCATAGATTTTGATATTTTCTGTAAATCTTTTTTGCTAGTTTCTACTTTGGTTAAGAGTTTTACAAAATCTAATACAGATAAGGAACCTCGAGTTTTGCCAAATCCGTTTGTTGGTAATATGTGATTTGAGCCTAGTAAATAATCACTTGCAGAAGATGGACTGTTTTTTCCGAGTAAAACTAATCCAGGATTTTTGATTTTATTCCATTTTTTAACATTTTTGCTCATAATCTCCAAGTGCTCAGGTGCCAGATCATTTACAATATTGACAATATCAGATGCCTTACACACACCAATGAATCCATTTGATTCAAGACTAGATTTTACAATCTTTGAGCGCTGAATATTTTGGAGTTTAGAATTTACACTAGATTGGATTTTCTTTGCAATTGAGTTTGAGGTAGTCAGTGCATAACAAAATGTATCTGAAGAGTGTTCTGCTTGTGAAATAAGATCTAGTGCTGCAAGATCAGCATCTGTTGCAGAATCAATGACAATTCCTAGTTCAGTTGGACCTGCCATCATGTCTATGGATACAATATTGCTTACCAGATATTTTGCTAAAGTAACAAATGCACCACCAGGTCCTACAATCTTATCTACTTTTTTGATAGAAGGTGTCCCATATGTTAATGCTGCTATTGATTGTGCACCACCAGTTTTGTAAATTTCAGTTGCGCCACAAATATCAGCTGCCACAATCGTTAATGGATCTATATTTCCTAAAGAGTTAGGTGGAGATACTACAACTATTCTTTTCACACCTGCAATTTGTGCAGGAGTAACAGACATTACAGCAGAACTTGGATATCTTGCCATTCCACCTGGCACATAACATCCAACGCTATCAATTGGAACAAAGGATTTTGAGAGTTTTGTTCCATCAAATTTTATTGTAATATCTTTGAACTGACGTTTTATTGCAGATTCTGCTTTTGATAATCTTGATTTTGCGAGTTTGATTGCAGAGATATCCTTTGCTGAAACTTTAGAGTATGCACTAGTAATTTCACGTTGTGAAACTCTTAATGACGAAATTTTACCTGCTCCAAACTTTTTTTCATATTTTTTAAGTGCAGTATCACCATTATTTTTTACATCGTTGAGTATAGATTCTACAATTTTCTGGTTTTTTGAAGAGTTTTTTGTGCCTATTTTCTTTAGAAACTGCTCTGGGTTATTAATTGAAATGATTTTCATCAATTTTCCTCATCACGTTTGATCTCCTCAAGTTCCAGGATTTGTCGTGGTTCATGTACCACTAATCCTTGTGCAATCTTTCGTAATTTTGGAATTATTTTGTGAAATTCTGATTTTTTAATCACTGTGTTTACACCATACCAACCATCTTCGCTTAGTGGACTAATTGTTGGTTTTTTTAATGATGAAATTTGTTTTAGCATCTTTGGTAGATTCTTCTCTTCTACATTTAGGTAAATGTGTAGGTATTTTTTGCCATGTACTGCACCTCTCATCAGAGTAACAATATCAAAAATCTTTTCTCGTTTTGCTTTGTCTTTAAGTGATTTTTTGTTTACTATTAGATGTGCAGTTGATGTGAGAACTTCATCTACAATTTTGAGTTTATTTTGTTTTAGCGTAGTTCCAGTTTCAGTTACATCCATGATTGCATCCACATCTTCTGGGGGTTTTGCCTCTGTTGCACCAAATGACAGATGAATCTGAACTGATTTGTTAGTTCCAATACGCAGCCAAGGAGTGATAATTTGTGGATCTTTGTTTCCAAAATATTTTTTGTAAGATTTGCAACTCTTGATAAAACGAGACGCGGTTGTGAGATATTCAGAAGAAATTCTCAAAGTCTTTTTCATTTTAGCATAATCTGCAATCATTGCATCTAGATTTTTGTATCGATAATTATCTGGAAATGCAATAACTAGTCTAATCTTACCATATTCTAGGTCCAGAATTGGTTCTACATCAGCGTTTGTTTCACCTACCCAATCTTTTCCAGTAATTCCTACATCGTATAATCCTTCATTAACTAAGGTTGGAATCTCCTGAGGTCGAAGCATCTTTACAATAATTTTTGGATCATCAAGATATACTCTGTATGTTCTACTCTTACGGTTGACCTTGGTCCATGACCTCTCCAAAAGCTTGAATGTAGCTTCCTCCAAACTTCCTTTAGGAATAGCAAACCTAATTTCAGACATAATTTTACTTCGAAAAACCAGTATATAACAGACTATTTAATTTAAAAGCAACATAAATGAAAAAAGTAGTTTTCGCTCTAAGTGGAATAATAATACTAATCACAGTTGTTTTAATATTTTTTTCACCACAAGAGAATTTGTCCAATACAGAAGAAAAAAACATCAGCCAAGACATAGTGTTTGATTTAAACTATAACCCAGGTGGAAATCGTATTAATTTAGATACATCAGACCTTTTTTTGCAATACACATATGAAGAAGATCTAAACAAGGACATGAGTTTTAGATATTCTTGGTTTGAACCTAAAGAAGAATCACTGTCAATAATTAACGAAATGAAAAAGGGTGTGGGTAAAACAATTGTTATTCTTCCAGTTTTTACTCATTCTGCATATGGTTCAAATGGATTTTATGATTATTATGATGGAATTTGCGGAAAAGAATGTTTAACTGTAAAAATAGATAGAGTACAACCACCGCAATATAATTCAGGAAAAAATGCAATCCAGATTTTAAATTTATTAGGATTTGAAATGATTTCTGATATTGATGTTCATAAAAATCCCAACATTTTGGTCCAATACGATAAAGTAATTTTGTTACATAATGAATATGTCACAAAAGAAATGTTTGACGCAATTGATTCACATCCAAAAGTGTTGTATCTTTATCCAAATGCCCTTTATGCTGAAGTATCTTATGATGAACAAAACGATGAAATCACATTAGTAAAAGGTCATGCATATCCAGATTCATCAATAGATAATGGGTTTAATTGGGAATTTGATAATACTAGACCGTATGAATATGATACAGAATGTGCAAATTGGGAATTTTATAAAATTGATAACGGTGTGATGTTAAATTGTTATCCAGAATACATTATTTGGAAAGACACATCACTACTTGAATCAATAATAAAAAACGATTAATTCATACTTTTTACTAGTTCTTTAGCATTATCAAGAGAAATATTATTTTCTTCAATCATCTGAGAAACTATCTTATCAATCTGCTCAGTAGTGGCACCTGCTGCGGATGCCAAGTTTCTTGCATGAAGACGCATGTGTCCTTTTTGTATACCATCAGTTGCAAGTGCCCTCATAGCACTAAAGTTCTGAGCAAGACCTGTTGCAGCAATAATACAGGCCAGTTCTTTTGCAGATTCTGAACCTAGAATTTTGGTACAAATTTTTGCAACAGGATGAACATTGATGATGCCACCTACAATTCCAACAGACAATGGAATTTCCAGAGTACCAACAAGATTTCCATCAGAATCTTTATTCCATTCAGACAATGAGCGGTATTGCCCAGAGCGTGCAGCATATGCATTTGCAGCGGCTTCTATTGCACGACTGTCTTGTCCGGTAGCATTTGCCACTGCAATGATTCCATTCATGATTCCTTTGTTATGAGTTACTGCTCGATACACGTCGTGTTTTGCAAATTGATATGCATGAATCATATTGTCTACAACCTCGTCACCTCCAACTGATTCCTTATCAAAAACAGCAGTTGCCTTTACCATACGTCTCGTAGAATAATTTGATAGTATTCTGAGAAGTGTTTTTCCTCCAGTTAATTTTTCAATTAATGGGGCAACACCTTCACACATTGTATTGGTAACGTTTGCACCCATTGCATCACCTACATCAATCAAAAGTTCAACAATTAACATTGGTTCAAAATCGGTGTCAAGTTTTTTGCATGTGATCTCTTTTGCTCCTTTTCCCATCTTAGAAAGTGTGTTACTTTTTGAATTTGCAAGATCCAAAATATCTTTGGTGTTTTCTTTGATTTTAGATATTGCATCATCTATATTTGCACCTAAAACTTGAATCTGTCCTATACTGTAAGACTCATCAGCAGCTACTGTAAACCCGCCTTTTGATCTTGCAAGTTTGGCTGCCTTTGATGCTGCAGCAATTACAGAAGGCTCTTCAATTACCATAGGTACAAGATAATCTTTGTTGTTGATTTTGAAGTTAGTTGCAACTCCTAGTGGTAGTGAAAATGTTCCAAACGCATTTTCTACCATCTTATCTGCTTTATCAAATGTAATTCCACCATCAGGTAGTTCTAATGATTGAATATCATCTTCCGTTAGATTTGCAAAATTTTTGATTACATCTAGTCTTTCCTTTCTAGTCTTTTCAAAAAATTTTGAAATTGACGAGTCAGGCATTTTATTTTAATATCCTCAACAGTTTATCATCATTGGCATCCGGAAAACCTTTTCCATCAGTATTAGAAGTAATCACATAAAGATAACCATCAGGTCCCTGCACAACATCTCGGACACGTCCAATTCCACTCAGTATTGATTTTTGAGAACTCAAACCTTCTTCAAAATCTACTTGATACAGATTAGATGCCCTCATTGATGCCATGATAAAGGGGAAGTCAAAATCAAATTTGTCACCAGTGTAAAATAAAATTCCTCCCGGTTCTATACTAGGATCATAACAAAGGATAGCATCTTCAAAACTTTCATTGCCTGAGCATTGTTGCTCAGGCCAACCATAATTCTCACCTGCCAAAATCACATTAATTTCATCATTCTTTTCAGGTCCAAATTCTGCCACATACAAATTACCATCACCATCCCAAGTCATTCCTTGTGGATTTCTATGTCCTAATGAATACACAGGAGAATTTGAAAATGGATTATCATCCGGAATAGAACCATCATCGTTTAGTCTCAAAATTTTTCCAGACAAAGAATTCAGATCTTGTGGCAAATGTGAAGCATCAGATATAGTTCCAGTTCCCACATACAATTTTTCATCAGGACCAAATTTGATAAATCCACCATTTGTAAAAGAAGAACCAGGGATTTTATCAAATATCGTTTCTGCGTCTTGAAGTTTATTTTCAGATTCTGTAATTCGGAGTATTTTATTCCACAAGTTTCCATTTTCTTCATAAGTCAAAAATACATAGAGAAGGTGATTCTCTGAAAAATTTGGATGCAGTGTAATTCCTAACAGACCACCATCAAAAACATTAGCAGAACGTAATGCCGCAAGTGGGGATTCTAATTGTATATCATTTTCAATTACTCTGATAAAACCATCCTTTTCTGTTACAAAAATTAGATTATCAGAAACTGCAATTGAACGAGGTTTATCTAGATTTTCTGCCAAAATAACTACTGAGTCACTTTTAGAGTTAATGTTAGGTTCAGGTAAAGGAATAGGATCTGAAGGAGAAGCTAAAACAAATACAGAAAACACAACAGCAACAACAATTACTGCAATTGAAATTTTTTTGTCCATGAAAATTCAAGTTCTTCAATTCATATTAATTACTTTCAAGAATTCAATAAAGCGTATATACGGCTCGTGTTCATTTCTGGATTAGCGGGGTGGGGAAGCCAGACTATTTAGGGCTAGGTCATCCCGGCGGGCTCATAACCCGCAGTTCAGTAGTTCAAATCTACTCCCCGCTACTAATTTTGATAAACACAAAACCAAGGAAGAGATTTTTTGAAATTATTTGATTTGTTTGTGACACCTTGTCTTTGTCTAGGGCGTGTAAGATGTCTATGGGCAGAAATTTTTGGCAGATACAACTGTTTATCAATAGATCTGGGAATTTTTTCAGTTATTTTTCTTGGTGATTTTTTCCCACAACGAACGCATTGAAATCCTTGTCCTTTACCTTTAGATTTCATTTTTTTGTTGCATTTTTTGCAAGTTGGGTTTGATGTTATGAGTTGATTTTCAAGGGAAAGGATCTCAATAAATTCAAGATTAATAATTCGAGGGAAATTTTTTGAAGCTTTTCTAACTCCTCCGCCAACAGAGATTTTATCGCCTTTGATTAAATTTGATGCAATGACCGATATACCTGTTGGTTTGTAAACTGCACACCAAAATTCGTTATTGTTTGAGAGAATTTTGAAAAAAACATGGCCACCTTTTACAATTTTAGGTGAATTTGATACAACACCAGTCAATTTTCCAGATGCGTATGGCTTTAGAGTTTCAAAAGTAAGTTCATGTTTCAAATGATCACCTGTTCCTTGATTTGATTTAAAGATCATATAACCATCCAACCTTTCTTCACTTTTCAGAATCTTAGAAGCGTGAATCAATGAACCTACATTCTCTCCGCGAACACCAAAAAAAACAGGGTCTGGGCCATGAGGAGTAATCAAAACACGTCCTTTTTTTGTATCAAAACTATTGAAAGTGTCAGGATATGTTTTTTCTTGCATTTCTTTTACGCTTTTTATAGAAATTTTTCTTTCTTTTCCAAATTTTTGTTTTTTACGATAACTCAATAATTCCAATGTGTGATCATGAAAATCGTATCCTATTGCACCAATTGCTCCAACAAGTCCTTGTCCATTTCCTTTGTAAAAATATTCAAGATTGTTTTTTTTAGCAAATTTTTTTGCATTGTTTCTGTTAATCAATTGCCACAAAGCCAAGTCACTAAATTTTGTAAATTCAGAAGGAATAGACTCGCTTTCAAAAAATACCAACCCAGGATTTGCACCATTTTTAGTATCAGAATATTTTGAGACAAGATTTTTGATTTGCTTTTTTATTTTTGATGGTTTGCTAGTCTTAATTCTAATAGAAACAGCTCCGTTTCCACGAGTTTTCCATGGGATATTTGGATTAAATCGTACTAATCTTGGAAAATCAAGAAATTCTGTTTTTTGTTTTTTGAGTAAATCAACTACTTTGTACGCTAGAAAAGTAGTGCACATTCCTTTTGGGGAATCAGTATCGTCAAATCCAATGTTAAGAACAGTTTTTTTTACCACAATTTCTTTGGGTAATTCAGACATTTTTAGTTGTTGCAAGATGCAGTTGGTTTAAATTAATAAAATAACATTTCAAGCTAAATTGATAGTTATAGATGAAAGGAGGATTTTTCAGGAAATTGA
This window encodes:
- a CDS encoding HAD-IA family hydrolase; amino-acid sequence: MNNQKFDSIIFDCDGVLVDITQSYDKTIDKTCKYILKEYAGIDSITIDHKIIDGFKASGGFNDEVDLTYAAVLSLYVADKLNENPSEFICKVISNTDKTGILSVQSYVKSICDISEFLSKLGSLDDRHRNPVYSIFDQIFFGPELYEKLFEKPSKFSEKGMISNDKVILSVSLLKTLQKEFGKKLAVVTGRGIESIRYSLKDMLNYFDINSSAFLEDEPRALAKPNPAALIRAIQAMGSKNCLYVGDSMEDYMMAKDATAAGNPTTFCAIVGTSTNPEDRRKLFAKSGVQMILESINDIPKVLNLV
- a CDS encoding hydroxymethylglutaryl-CoA reductase, degradative, with protein sequence MPDSSISKFFEKTRKERLDVIKNFANLTEDDIQSLELPDGGITFDKADKMVENAFGTFSLPLGVATNFKINNKDYLVPMVIEEPSVIAAASKAAKLARSKGGFTVAADESYSIGQIQVLGANIDDAISKIKENTKDILDLANSKSNTLSKMGKGAKEITCKKLDTDFEPMLIVELLIDVGDAMGANVTNTMCEGVAPLIEKLTGGKTLLRILSNYSTRRMVKATAVFDKESVGGDEVVDNMIHAYQFAKHDVYRAVTHNKGIMNGIIAVANATGQDSRAIEAAANAYAARSGQYRSLSEWNKDSDGNLVGTLEIPLSVGIVGGIINVHPVAKICTKILGSESAKELACIIAATGLAQNFSAMRALATDGIQKGHMRLHARNLASAAGATTEQIDKIVSQMIEENNISLDNAKELVKSMN
- a CDS encoding PQQ-dependent sugar dehydrogenase translates to MDKKISIAVIVVAVVFSVFVLASPSDPIPLPEPNINSKSDSVVILAENLDKPRSIAVSDNLIFVTEKDGFIRVIENDIQLESPLAALRSANVFDGGLLGITLHPNFSENHLLYVFLTYEENGNLWNKILRITESENKLQDAETIFDKIPGSSFTNGGFIKFGPDEKLYVGTGTISDASHLPQDLNSLSGKILRLNDDGSIPDDNPFSNSPVYSLGHRNPQGMTWDGDGNLYVAEFGPEKNDEINVILAGENYGWPEQQCSGNESFEDAILCYDPSIEPGGILFYTGDKFDFDFPFIMASMRASNLYQVDFEEGLSSQKSILSGIGRVRDVVQGPDGYLYVITSNTDGKGFPDANDDKLLRILK
- the hisD gene encoding histidinol dehydrogenase; this translates as MKIISINNPEQFLKKIGTKNSSKNQKIVESILNDVKNNGDTALKKYEKKFGAGKISSLRVSQREITSAYSKVSAKDISAIKLAKSRLSKAESAIKRQFKDITIKFDGTKLSKSFVPIDSVGCYVPGGMARYPSSAVMSVTPAQIAGVKRIVVVSPPNSLGNIDPLTIVAADICGATEIYKTGGAQSIAALTYGTPSIKKVDKIVGPGGAFVTLAKYLVSNIVSIDMMAGPTELGIVIDSATDADLAALDLISQAEHSSDTFCYALTTSNSIAKKIQSSVNSKLQNIQRSKIVKSSLESNGFIGVCKASDIVNIVNDLAPEHLEIMSKNVKKWNKIKNPGLVLLGKNSPSSASDYLLGSNHILPTNGFGKTRGSLSVLDFVKLLTKVETSKKDLQKISKSMQDLTLAEGLPNHYEAVRGRL
- a CDS encoding imidazoleglycerol-phosphate dehydratase, with protein sequence MKKRSSKIKRETKETSVSVTVNIDGTGKTNISTDVNFIDHLITAFGKHAMLDLTVKAKSKDNIVHHLIEDTAITIGNAIDKALGNRTGVTRFSYASVPMDESLAEVSVDLVKRPFYKLSLSIKRTKIEDVSKEDLEHFFQSLLQNLNSCIHLTVKYGDNDHHKVESAIKSLAVAFRIACSKDPKQKGIPSTKGAM
- the hisG gene encoding ATP phosphoribosyltransferase → MSEIRFAIPKGSLEEATFKLLERSWTKVNRKSRTYRVYLDDPKIIVKMLRPQEIPTLVNEGLYDVGITGKDWVGETNADVEPILDLEYGKIRLVIAFPDNYRYKNLDAMIADYAKMKKTLRISSEYLTTASRFIKSCKSYKKYFGNKDPQIITPWLRIGTNKSVQIHLSFGATEAKPPEDVDAIMDVTETGTTLKQNKLKIVDEVLTSTAHLIVNKKSLKDKAKREKIFDIVTLMRGAVHGKKYLHIYLNVEEKNLPKMLKQISSLKKPTISPLSEDGWYGVNTVIKKSEFHKIIPKLRKIAQGLVVHEPRQILELEEIKRDEEN
- the hisC gene encoding histidinol-phosphate transaminase; protein product: MKNSWYAKKLEEYAKLSGYKKPEKFDDVLKLDSNENFVINKKFQQDVISYARANSDVREYPLGGIERLVSKLSKYLKVSENMIGVGNGSDQILDLFLTNLASKKTRILTSDPTFGFFEERCKLYAIPCIKIPFSSDMKLDLEKFNANLGKCQILYLDSPNNPTGFQFSKTQIESLLKKFDGLVIIDEAYGEFGDSSTVSLTKKYDNLVVVKTFSKAFGLAGLRLGYFVANKKIVEVFNQVLQYPYPLNTLAIEAGIASLDKVDQMREAAEIIKAERKKIIETLRKYDAFTVFDSKANFVLFDAKGADKRVFAALVEQGISIRKLGKIGSHSGCLRVTVGTKEMNSKFLLAIRDLLG
- a CDS encoding tRNA(Ile)(2)-agmatinylcytidine synthase, with the protein product MSELPKEIVVKKTVLNIGFDDTDSPKGMCTTFLAYKVVDLLKKQKTEFLDFPRLVRFNPNIPWKTRGNGAVSIRIKTSKPSKIKKQIKNLVSKYSDTKNGANPGLVFFESESIPSEFTKFSDLALWQLINRNNAKKFAKKNNLEYFYKGNGQGLVGAIGAIGYDFHDHTLELLSYRKKQKFGKERKISIKSVKEMQEKTYPDTFNSFDTKKGRVLITPHGPDPVFFGVRGENVGSLIHASKILKSEERLDGYMIFKSNQGTGDHLKHELTFETLKPYASGKLTGVVSNSPKIVKGGHVFFKILSNNNEFWCAVYKPTGISVIASNLIKGDKISVGGGVRKASKNFPRIINLEFIEILSLENQLITSNPTCKKCNKKMKSKGKGQGFQCVRCGKKSPRKITEKIPRSIDKQLYLPKISAHRHLTRPRQRQGVTNKSNNFKKSLPWFCVYQN
- a CDS encoding N,N-dimethylformamidase beta subunit family domain-containing protein — encoded protein: MKKVVFALSGIIILITVVLIFFSPQENLSNTEEKNISQDIVFDLNYNPGGNRINLDTSDLFLQYTYEEDLNKDMSFRYSWFEPKEESLSIINEMKKGVGKTIVILPVFTHSAYGSNGFYDYYDGICGKECLTVKIDRVQPPQYNSGKNAIQILNLLGFEMISDIDVHKNPNILVQYDKVILLHNEYVTKEMFDAIDSHPKVLYLYPNALYAEVSYDEQNDEITLVKGHAYPDSSIDNGFNWEFDNTRPYEYDTECANWEFYKIDNGVMLNCYPEYIIWKDTSLLESIIKND